The proteins below are encoded in one region of Aquipuribacter hungaricus:
- the nusA gene encoding transcription termination factor NusA encodes MDVDLSALRLIEAEREIPLAVLLSTIEQALLLAYQGTEGSQEHARIELDRSSGRVAVMAQERDEETGKVLREWDDTPTGFGRVAASTARSVILQRIRDAEDERVLGDFKGREGDIVSGQVQQGRDPRYVRVQLGDVEGIMPPAEQVPGEDLKHGDRVRCYVVSVAKGMKGPQITLSRSHPNLVRRLFALEVPELSDGTVEIMGVAREAGHRSKVAVRSPRAGFNAKGAFIGPMGQRVRGVMSELRGEKIDIVDYEDEPARYVAAALSPAKVLSSEVVDPVTMQVRVHVPDYQLSLAIGKEGQNARLAARLTGCRIDIRSDEAADDPGRS; translated from the coding sequence ATGGACGTCGACCTGTCCGCCCTGCGCCTCATCGAGGCCGAGCGCGAGATCCCGCTGGCGGTGCTGCTGAGCACCATCGAGCAGGCGCTGCTGCTGGCCTACCAGGGCACGGAGGGTTCCCAGGAGCACGCCCGCATCGAGCTCGACCGCAGCAGCGGCCGGGTCGCGGTCATGGCGCAGGAGCGCGACGAGGAGACCGGGAAGGTCCTGCGGGAGTGGGACGACACCCCGACCGGCTTCGGCCGGGTCGCCGCGTCGACCGCCCGCTCCGTCATCCTCCAGCGCATCCGCGACGCCGAGGACGAGCGCGTGCTCGGCGACTTCAAGGGCCGCGAGGGCGACATCGTCTCCGGCCAGGTCCAGCAGGGCCGCGACCCCCGCTACGTCCGGGTCCAGCTCGGCGACGTCGAGGGCATCATGCCGCCGGCGGAGCAGGTCCCCGGCGAGGACCTCAAGCACGGCGACCGGGTCCGCTGCTACGTCGTGTCCGTCGCCAAGGGCATGAAGGGCCCGCAGATCACGCTGTCGCGCAGCCACCCCAACCTCGTGCGGCGCCTGTTCGCCCTCGAGGTGCCCGAGCTGTCCGACGGCACCGTGGAGATCATGGGCGTGGCCCGCGAGGCCGGGCACCGCTCCAAGGTCGCCGTCCGCTCGCCCCGGGCCGGGTTCAACGCCAAGGGCGCGTTCATCGGGCCGATGGGCCAGCGGGTCCGCGGCGTCATGTCCGAGCTGCGCGGCGAGAAGATCGACATCGTCGACTACGAGGACGAGCCGGCGCGCTACGTGGCCGCGGCGCTGTCCCCGGCCAAGGTGCTGTCCAGCGAGGTCGTCGACCCGGTCACCATGCAGGTGCGGGTGCACGTGCCGGACTACCAGCTCTCGCTGGCCATCGGCAAGGAGGGCCAGAACGCCCGCCTCGCCGCCCGGCTCACCGGGTGCCGGATCGACATCCGCTCCGACGAGGCGGCGGACGACCCCGGCCGGTCGTGA